From the genome of Bacteroidota bacterium, one region includes:
- a CDS encoding type II toxin-antitoxin system RelE/ParE family toxin produces MEKEIIWSPRSKQTFAKVIEYLEQEWTEKEVFSFVAKVEKVLSLISTGNIKFRSSGRENVHEVLITKHNLLIYRIKPSHIELLRFYDTRQNPRKKKF; encoded by the coding sequence ATGGAGAAAGAAATAATCTGGTCTCCACGCTCCAAGCAAACCTTTGCAAAGGTTATCGAGTATTTGGAACAAGAATGGACAGAGAAAGAAGTGTTTAGTTTCGTTGCTAAAGTTGAAAAGGTATTATCCTTAATTAGTACTGGTAACATAAAATTTAGGTCATCGGGCAGGGAAAACGTTCACGAAGTACTTATTACAAAGCACAACTTGCTTATTTACCGTATCAAACCCTCTCACATAGAATTACTAAGGTTTTACGATACTCGTCAAAACCCTCGTAAGAAGAAGTTTTAA
- a CDS encoding DNA-binding protein — MYTQEISIEINDSADYDLLIETFDLLMSSYRTSGQTQGKVESQFVTNDTIICYPYTLEEDALSAKYNNYYVNKWSKEIEKMAKSKLQFKTVGKSHKDYNGQCKCAQSEYYILQTNYVSYASPIVCSTCNWSVPLYKLPIYSDHGYGSILSWESNYQSCDRLNMNCTVGEKWAMKQMWDVNSQLSKQGIEICKKITELSQIPTYYYLFNYRRIRHSQDIKRKCPCCGGEWLLKEKTCHLYDFKCDTCKLISSLSSYSF; from the coding sequence ATGTACACGCAAGAAATATCAATAGAAATTAATGATAGTGCTGACTATGATTTGTTAATAGAAACTTTTGATTTACTCATGAGTTCGTATCGTACAAGTGGGCAGACACAAGGAAAGGTTGAAAGCCAATTTGTTACAAATGACACCATTATTTGCTACCCTTACACCCTTGAAGAAGATGCACTAAGTGCAAAATATAATAACTACTATGTAAATAAATGGAGTAAAGAAATAGAAAAAATGGCAAAGTCTAAACTCCAATTTAAAACCGTCGGAAAATCACATAAGGACTATAATGGGCAATGCAAATGTGCCCAAAGCGAATATTATATTTTACAAACCAATTATGTTTCTTATGCTTCACCAATAGTTTGTAGTACTTGTAATTGGTCTGTCCCTCTTTATAAACTTCCTATTTACAGTGATCATGGATATGGCTCTATACTAAGTTGGGAAAGTAATTATCAGTCTTGTGATAGATTAAACATGAATTGTACAGTTGGTGAAAAGTGGGCGATGAAACAAATGTGGGACGTTAACTCTCAACTGTCAAAACAAGGGATAGAAATTTGTAAAAAGATAACCGAACTTAGCCAAATACCTACCTACTATTATTTGTTTAACTACAGGAGAATTAGACACTCGCAGGATATTAAACGAAAATGTCCATGCTGTGGCGGTGAGTGGTTATTGAAGGAAAAAACCTGTCATCTGTATGATTTTAAATGTGATACCTGTAAGCTTATTTCTTCACTTTCAAGTTACAGTTTCTAA
- the ruvC gene encoding crossover junction endodeoxyribonuclease RuvC — protein sequence MVGNSQDNFEKIILGIDPGTNIMGYGLLGCTGKKFELINAGVIHLSKLEDHALKLKKIFERITYLIDTYHPDEMAIEAPFFGKNVQSMLKLGRAQGVAIAAALQRDVPIFEYAPKKIKQSITGKGTASKEQVAAMLQTLLKFEEMPTYLDATDGLAAAVCHFFQNTSLKGKGVKHGSWESFIKNNPDRLK from the coding sequence ATGGTGGGCAACAGTCAAGATAACTTTGAGAAAATCATCCTGGGTATCGACCCGGGCACAAATATAATGGGATATGGCTTGTTGGGGTGTACGGGCAAAAAATTTGAGTTAATAAATGCCGGGGTTATCCACCTGAGCAAATTAGAAGACCATGCGTTGAAGCTGAAAAAGATTTTTGAACGCATTACGTATTTGATTGATACTTACCACCCTGATGAGATGGCCATTGAAGCTCCCTTTTTCGGAAAAAACGTACAAAGTATGTTGAAGCTGGGCAGGGCGCAAGGCGTTGCTATTGCAGCGGCCTTGCAGCGCGATGTCCCTATTTTTGAGTATGCCCCCAAAAAGATTAAACAAAGTATTACCGGCAAGGGTACTGCGAGCAAAGAACAGGTGGCAGCTATGTTGCAAACCCTTTTAAAATTTGAAGAAATGCCCACTTACCTTGATGCTACGGATGGCTTGGCAGCGGCAGTGTGTCATTTCTTTCAAAATACATCATTAAAAGGCAAAGGAGTAAAACACGGCAGTTGGGAAAGTTTTATTAAAAATAACCCGGATAGGTTGAAGTAA